The segment GGTGGGCGACCGGTATGTTTTGGAACGAATGCTCAAGGACGGATACAACTTAGGGGGTGAGCAGTCGGGACATGTCATTTTTCTCGATTACAATACGACGGGGGACGGCCTCATCTCCGCGTTGCAACTTCTCTCCTTGATGAAACGGACCGGCAAGAAAGTTTCCGAATTAGCCGCTTGTATGACCGCACTTCCGCAGATCTTGAAGAACATCAAGGTTCAAAAAAAACCGGAGATCTCCGAAATTCCTGAATTCGAGAAAGCAATCGCCCATTGTGAAGAGAAGCTGAAAAACAAGGGGAGGATTCTCATTCGATATTCGGGCACGGAACCGTTGATACGGATTATGATTGAAGGGGAAGATCAGGCAACGATCACCGCAATGGCCGATCAGTTAGGCGAAATCGTTCAAAGGAAAATCGGTATCTCGAAGTGAGGACGTCACTGAGATGAAGCGATGGGGATTAACGGTCATTCCGCTCCTCACAGCCCTCTTTGCAGGGCTCTCTATACTCCACGCCTCCCCTTTGGATGACGTCGTTCGATCGCGGCACAACCTGGCCCTTCCCTCTCTTCCTCCTTCAAAGACATGCGCCATTTGCCACATCGACCCCCTCCCTGGATTCGCCGTCGTTCCGAAAGAAAATCCGGCCGAGTCGTCGCCCGCTCCCGCGGGAAAAACACCCCCTCCGCCCTTGTGGAACCGGGGGGCGGCGCTCCCTTACCACCTTGCGGCCAATCTTCCAGCGAAGCATCATCCTTATAACCAGCCGACCGGCTCTTCCTTGACCTGTCTTGCCTGCCATGATGGGGCCCTGGCAAAAGACATGCATGGTATCAATGTCGATCAGCCTCGCGTCGGGGCCTCGGCCTTCATCTCCAACGACGGGGGTCTCTCACGGCGAGAAGTCTCCCCCCTCAGCCGCGTCGATCATCCGATCTCGATCCCATATCCGAGAAAACCGAGCGGCCAATTTGTCCCCGAAAATCCGACCGTCACCTATGCTCGCTACTGGACGCTTCCGGATCTACGCCCGGAGGGGTATATTCTCCCCGAAACAGGATCTTCTTCGTACCTGGATCTCCCGAAAGAAAAAGTCTCCTCTCCGGAGCTTTTGTCAACACTCGTCCGGACGACGTCCGGCAAGGTGGAATGCGACAGCTGCCACAACCCTCACAACGAGAGCATCCGCCCCTTTTTGAGGGCCCCTTCCCCGTCCCTTTGCTTGGTCTGTCACGACCGGTAAGACCTCTTTATCGCCATAACTCATAAAACGATACTCCTCAGAGGAATACCAGGAGAGGCCGCTTTTTGCCCCCTTTTTCTTTCATCTTTTCTATAATCCTTCCCTTTTCTTGACAGGTTACCGATTTTTGTTATGGTTGTTGTAAGAGGAAAGGAGAGGCGATGAAACGTTTTTTTTATCGTGGAATCCTGTGGGGGTGGGTGCTTTTCTCCTCCATCCAACCTGTTTGGGGAAATGAAAGTCCGGAGGTCGAGGCGCTTTTCCAGGAATCACTCCGAAGTGATAATTACGAACGAAATAAAACGAATCTTGAGAAGATTATTAATCTCGCGCCTGATTCCGCTTACGGTCATTTTTCCAAAGGGTGGTTCTGGGCACAAGAAGAAAACTATCAGATGGCCGTCGAGGAATATCAAACAGCCCTTCAAGCACGCCCCTCTTTTGGAGAAGCGAGAAATAATCTTGCATCGGCCTATTTTCATCTTGGGAAATGGATGGAGTCGATTAAAGAATATGAAGAGGTCCTTCGGCAGCATCCAGATTGGAGCGAAACCTTCCTCAACTTGGGATCGGCCTATTACATGTCGGGCCGGCCTTTCGCCTCGATCCAGGCGTGGGAAAAGGCGCTTAGACTGAATCCCAATTTACCCATCGTCCACTACTATCTGGGACTCATTTTCGATCGGCTGGACAGGAAAACGGAGGCCCGTTTTCACTACCATCAATTCCTGGCGACGGCTAAAAATGAAGAGGAGTTTTCAGAATATATCGAACAGGCCTCGCAGCGCCAGTCCGATCTTTGGATCGAGCTGGGCCACGACCACACCTAACCGATTTGGTCCAGATATTGGAGATATGAGACCAGGCGAGGATAGGAAGCGCGATTGATCTCCGAAAAAGAAACTCCAAACGCATTGAAATTTCCATCCCGGCGCGTCCAGGTCACTTTCCCAAGTAGCTTCTCGGAAACGGCTTCCCCCGAGCGTTGAGGGAAGGAGATCTCCATGGTAATTGATTTTCCTGCCTCAACCAAATCCCGAGTATAACCGCCCAACCCTCCCCAGCCGACATTGGCGCGCAGCACTTCAATGCGCTCCCCTCCCTCCTGGGTCAGCACCACCTGGAAATTAAAACCATTCCGTCTTGCTTTGCGCTTCTCTTGCATTTTGTCAGCCTAAACAAACCCACCCGCTTTGTCAAGGACAAGGATCGATTCTCTCTCGGAAATTTCGCCTCGACGCGCTTCTATGTATCCCAATTCGGGGCGCAGTGAGCAATATCACATTCATTGACTTTTCATTTTCAACCTGTATAGAATGTTTTCCTATCTTCTCCAGTTTTTACAGATGATCATTTTTTCTAGGTCTGCATTCAAGCATCCATAGGCTGCCTTTTCGCCTTTTTTCAGCCCTCCGGATTTTATTAACATTAAAAAACGTGACTCTCTCTGCAAAAGGGATCGCCTTTTCTTCACCATAGCCAGGTACGTTCATCAGTCGAGCGACCGGAGCGGCCGAATCTCCTCATTTGTTCGGAGAGATGCCGCCTTCATTCCACGTGAGGGGCCGATGGATCATACAACCAGAACGGAAGGGCAAAAAAGGAGACTCGGCGATTTTCTCATTGAGACCGGCCATCTTACTCCAGACCATCTGAAGCAAGCGCTGGACGAGCAGAAAAAGATGAAGAAGCGACTCGGAGAGGTGCTCATCGATCTTCAGATGATCTCCGAAACCCAAATCGCTCGATCTCTCGCCGTCCAGTTGGGTTTGCGTTATACCGAGTTGGCGATGATACCGATCGACCCCGGCCTTCTCCTGCTCATCCCTAAAGCACTCGCCAAGCGACATTTGGCCATTCCCCTCGAGATCCAAAACAAAAAATTAACAGTGGCGATGTCAGACCCGCTTGACTATGAGTCGATTAACGACCTCCGATTCCACTCCGGGATGGCAATCGATCCGATCATTGCAACGCGAAGGGCCATCCTGGAGACCATCGAGCAGAACTATCATCTCGATTCCTCCGTGGAAAAGATCGTGGAGGCCTCGGCAAAAGAGTTCAACGCTGCCGCGATTCAGATCATTCCTCAGCTCGACGATGGCGCCCTGCTGCAATCCGAAGCACGCTCCCTGGAAGAGAGAAGCCGCCTCGCTCCGATCATCCAATTGGCCAACCTGATCCTGAATAAAGCAATTAAGCTGCGTGCAAGCGACATCCATATTGAGCCGGAGCAGAAAGACTTTCGAATCCGCTATCGAATCGACGGCCTGATGAGGGAAGATATGCGTCTCCCGAAGGGGTATCATACCCCTTTGGTTTCTCGAATCAAGATTTTGGCCAAGCTGAATATCGCCGAGCGGCGTCTGCCTCAAGACGGGGCGGTCCGGGTCATGGCCGAAAACCATGAGATTGACCTACGCGTTTCAACCCTGCCGACCCACCATGGGGAGAAGGTTGTTCTCCGCATTCTCGATCAATCGAAAATGATGATCCAGCTTGACCAAATCGGCCTTCCCGAAAAAGGGCTCTCTGCCATCCATCAGATGACCAAGAGAAAAAAAGGAATCATCTTGGTCACCGGTCCCACGGGGAGCGGAAAGACAACCACCCTCTATGCAATGATTAATGAACTGCGATCGGAAACAACCAACCTGACGACCGTTGAAGATCCGGTGGAATACACCATCGAGGGGGTCAACCAGATTCAGATCAATCCTGAAATTGGTCTTACCTTTGCGAATTGCCTTCGATCAATCCTTCGGCAAGATCCGAATGTAATTCTGGTCGGGGAGATCCGGGATTTAGAGACGGCAGAGATCGCCTTTCGCGCCGCCATGACGGGTCACTTGGTTCTCTCCACCGTTCATACGAATGATGCGGTCTCAACCATCACGCGGCTTGTCGATATCGGCATCCCCCGCTATCTTGTCTCGTCGGCGCTGACCGGGGTCATTGCGCAGCGACTGGTTCGGAAACTCTGTCTGAAATGCCGTGTGGAGACCACTTCCGCCCCCGCGGGCCGGTCCGACCCCTTAGAAACAAATAAAATGGCCGTCCTTGTACCCGCAGCCGAAGGGTCTTTGTTTCAAGAGCGCGGCTGCAGCCAATGCCACTATGCCGGCTTCTCAGGCCGGATCGGGCTTTTCGAAGTTCTCGACCTTTCTCCGAAATTGCGAGAGCGGATCTCCGCCGGGGCAACCGATCAGGAGATCCGGTCGACGGCAACCGCACTCGGGATGACCTCCATGGAAGAGGATGGTCATCAAAAAATCCGGCAGGGGACCACGACGCTCGGAGAGGTCATGCGGGCCGTCGAGATGGAGGAGTCGTTCAAAAGTCTTTGTCCCGAATGCGGCCGGTCGCTTCACCTCGATTTCTTAATCTGTCCTCATTGCGGCTGCACCTCTCCCTATGTCTGCGGGTCGTGTGGAAAACTTCTCCATCCGGAGTGGTCGGTCTGTCCCTACTGCCGAAGTCGCCGGACATCTGTACCTGACGGATTGCTGGGTCAGTCCCTTTGAGCAAAACGTTCGAATTTAATACACCATAGTGGGATAATTAACCTTTAGAGAGAATGCAACGCCATATCCGTTTTAGGCCTAAACACCGCTCTTTGTCTCTACAAACAGGCATTAGACTACATGTTCCTCCCCCTTGCGAAGAGGGCAATGTCGGGTTAAGATAATTCTATCCAATGACGCAGCAAAGATGGAGATTTTATGGAACGGACAGCGGAGACATTCAAGGGAAAATTGTTAATCTCGATGCCGATACTGAGCGATCCCAATTTTCGGCAGTCGGTGGTGCTCATTTGCGAGCACAATACGGAAGGGGCCTTGGGACTGATTCTAAACCGTCCGACGGAGGTCGGGGTCTCCGCCCTCATCGAAGACTTTCCCAAGCTCACCGGCTCCGACTGCGTCTATGCCGGGGGCCCTGTGGCCAAGAATGGCATGTTAATTCTCTGTCGAAGCGAAGGGCTCTTTGAAGGCCATACCATTCTCAAAGATGTCTTCCTCGCAAAAGATCTGGAGGAGCTCAAAACACCGGGTGTTTTGGGCCCGAACGGCGAAATACGCTGCTACCTTGGATATGCCGGATGGGCGGCCGGCCAGCTGGAAGGAGAGTTGGAAATAGGCGCTTGGCGGCCGCTTCCGGCCGATTCCAATTTGATCTTTGATGCAGAGCCCACTTTGCTTTGGCCTCAGATGATGCGCCGCCTTGGCACAGAGTGGGCTTTTTATGCCACCCTGCCTCTAGATCCGAGCATGAACTAACGCTTCTTTATCTCACAACGCTGCACGCTTCCATTCGCCCTCCCCTATGGGACGGCCTCTGTCCCCGACTCCACACCGATGCAACAAAAATGTGCACAATCTTATTAAATTTTGGAAAAAATCCATGACCGGTCTCGCTTCTTTACTAAAGGAGAGACGGTCTGGGATTTGCTCTTCAAAGCGGGAGTGAATTGAACCGCCGAACCATCTCTATTGGAGGGCACGATGAACAAACGTCCCCAGATTTTAATTGTAGAAGACCAGCTCGGTCCGAGAAAATCGCTCGAAATGATTCTCTCCCCTTTCTTCGATGTCCTCACCGTCGACCTGGGGGAAAAGGCGCTGGCGCTGCTTCAAGAGAAAGAGATCGACGTGGTGACAGTCGACCTTCGGCTCCCAGATCTACATGGGATCGACGTCCTGCGCCAAATCAAACGACTCCATGGGGATGTAGAGGTCATCATCATCACCGGGTATGGCGACTTTAAAACCGCGGTCGATGCGCTCCATTTGGGAGCTTCCTCCTATCTGATGAAGCCTTTTAATATGGGGGATGTCCTCTCGGCGGTCAACCAAGCCACCGGCAGAAAGCGGCAAATCGACCAGCTGAAGACCTTTCTCACGAAGATTGGCGAGGTGGTCGGAATCGATCAGGAGCTCACCCAAGGAATTAAGATGCTTGAAACGGATGGCTCCCTTCTTGAAAAAGCAAAAAAAATGTTTGAGCAAACCGAACAGGATGTCGAGGAGGAACGCCGGGTCAATCATT is part of the Candidatus Manganitrophaceae bacterium genome and harbors:
- a CDS encoding tetratricopeptide repeat protein produces the protein MKRFFYRGILWGWVLFSSIQPVWGNESPEVEALFQESLRSDNYERNKTNLEKIINLAPDSAYGHFSKGWFWAQEENYQMAVEEYQTALQARPSFGEARNNLASAYFHLGKWMESIKEYEEVLRQHPDWSETFLNLGSAYYMSGRPFASIQAWEKALRLNPNLPIVHYYLGLIFDRLDRKTEARFHYHQFLATAKNEEEFSEYIEQASQRQSDLWIELGHDHT
- a CDS encoding PilZ domain-containing protein, coding for MQEKRKARRNGFNFQVVLTQEGGERIEVLRANVGWGGLGGYTRDLVEAGKSITMEISFPQRSGEAVSEKLLGKVTWTRRDGNFNAFGVSFSEINRASYPRLVSYLQYLDQIG
- a CDS encoding YqgE/AlgH family protein, which translates into the protein MERTAETFKGKLLISMPILSDPNFRQSVVLICEHNTEGALGLILNRPTEVGVSALIEDFPKLTGSDCVYAGGPVAKNGMLILCRSEGLFEGHTILKDVFLAKDLEELKTPGVLGPNGEIRCYLGYAGWAAGQLEGELEIGAWRPLPADSNLIFDAEPTLLWPQMMRRLGTEWAFYATLPLDPSMN
- the tadA gene encoding Flp pilus assembly complex ATPase component TadA, with the protein product MDHTTRTEGQKRRLGDFLIETGHLTPDHLKQALDEQKKMKKRLGEVLIDLQMISETQIARSLAVQLGLRYTELAMIPIDPGLLLLIPKALAKRHLAIPLEIQNKKLTVAMSDPLDYESINDLRFHSGMAIDPIIATRRAILETIEQNYHLDSSVEKIVEASAKEFNAAAIQIIPQLDDGALLQSEARSLEERSRLAPIIQLANLILNKAIKLRASDIHIEPEQKDFRIRYRIDGLMREDMRLPKGYHTPLVSRIKILAKLNIAERRLPQDGAVRVMAENHEIDLRVSTLPTHHGEKVVLRILDQSKMMIQLDQIGLPEKGLSAIHQMTKRKKGIILVTGPTGSGKTTTLYAMINELRSETTNLTTVEDPVEYTIEGVNQIQINPEIGLTFANCLRSILRQDPNVILVGEIRDLETAEIAFRAAMTGHLVLSTVHTNDAVSTITRLVDIGIPRYLVSSALTGVIAQRLVRKLCLKCRVETTSAPAGRSDPLETNKMAVLVPAAEGSLFQERGCSQCHYAGFSGRIGLFEVLDLSPKLRERISAGATDQEIRSTATALGMTSMEEDGHQKIRQGTTTLGEVMRAVEMEESFKSLCPECGRSLHLDFLICPHCGCTSPYVCGSCGKLLHPEWSVCPYCRSRRTSVPDGLLGQSL
- a CDS encoding cytochrome c3 family protein — translated: MKRWGLTVIPLLTALFAGLSILHASPLDDVVRSRHNLALPSLPPSKTCAICHIDPLPGFAVVPKENPAESSPAPAGKTPPPPLWNRGAALPYHLAANLPAKHHPYNQPTGSSLTCLACHDGALAKDMHGINVDQPRVGASAFISNDGGLSRREVSPLSRVDHPISIPYPRKPSGQFVPENPTVTYARYWTLPDLRPEGYILPETGSSSYLDLPKEKVSSPELLSTLVRTTSGKVECDSCHNPHNESIRPFLRAPSPSLCLVCHDR